Proteins from a genomic interval of Gordonia sp. SL306:
- the ligD gene encoding non-homologous end-joining DNA ligase has translation MAKASEAGEPVELEVGDRTIRLSSPDRVYFAERGETKRELAEYYLAVGDGIVRALRDRPCMLHRFPTGVSGKKVHQKRIPAGAPDWLETVEIWFPRFGRTADELCVTELGSVIWAVQMSTVEFHPWNSRRLDPECPDEWRIDLDPMPDCPFSRIQRVAHVVEEVLDELGIRGFPKTSGGRGLHIYVRIEPEWGFPQVRSAALAFAREVERRAPADVTTTWWRKDRDPAAVFVDFNQNTRDHTMASAYSVRGNPRATVSAPIDWAEIDDVAPDDFTIATMPARFAEIGDLHREIDDVAHRLDTLLEWAERDAVTIDDVDADGVVDLDS, from the coding sequence ATGGCGAAGGCCTCGGAAGCCGGTGAACCGGTCGAGCTGGAGGTGGGTGACCGGACGATCCGTCTGTCGAGCCCCGATCGTGTGTACTTCGCCGAACGCGGCGAGACGAAACGCGAGCTGGCCGAGTACTACCTCGCCGTGGGCGACGGGATCGTCCGCGCACTGCGTGATCGACCGTGCATGCTGCACCGGTTCCCGACGGGGGTCAGCGGGAAGAAGGTGCACCAGAAGCGGATCCCGGCCGGCGCACCCGATTGGCTCGAGACCGTCGAGATCTGGTTTCCGCGCTTCGGCCGCACCGCCGACGAACTCTGCGTCACCGAGCTGGGCAGCGTGATCTGGGCCGTCCAGATGTCGACGGTCGAGTTCCATCCGTGGAACTCGCGGCGCCTGGACCCCGAGTGCCCCGACGAATGGCGGATCGACCTCGATCCGATGCCGGACTGCCCGTTCTCCCGGATCCAGCGCGTCGCACACGTCGTCGAGGAAGTCCTCGACGAACTCGGCATCCGCGGTTTCCCCAAGACGTCGGGCGGACGGGGACTGCACATCTACGTGCGGATCGAACCGGAATGGGGCTTCCCGCAGGTGCGCAGCGCCGCGCTCGCCTTTGCACGTGAGGTCGAACGCCGCGCCCCTGCCGACGTCACGACGACCTGGTGGCGCAAGGACCGTGATCCGGCCGCCGTGTTCGTCGACTTCAACCAGAACACCCGCGATCACACCATGGCCTCGGCATACTCGGTGCGCGGCAATCCGCGCGCGACGGTCTCTGCACCCATCGACTGGGCCGAGATCGACGATGTGGCACCCGACGATTTCACCATCGCGACCATGCCTGCCCGGTTCGCCGAGATCGGCGATCTCCACCGTGAGATCGACGACGTCGCCCACCGGCTCGACACCCTGCTGGAATGGGCTGAGCGCGATGCCGTCACCATCGACGACGTCGATGCCGATGGAGTCGTCGACCTGGATTCCTGA
- a CDS encoding NUDIX hydrolase, with product MSPSAPEPTATEPAPLRGAATVVLVRDSGDGVEVFLQRRVKQMAFAGGVTVFPGGGVDPRDADADIDWTGPDAQWWADAFHTDPKTAQALVCAAVRETFEECGVLLASRPDGTPVDPQSYESHRDQLVDKTLSLGDFLRAEGLSLRADLLRPLAHWITPIIEKRRYDTRFFLAALPDGQTADGKTTEAEVTAWATPRAALDAWIANEHTLLPPTWAQLNHLAEFSSVAELLAADRVIEPIEPSVTPGAGLAGLKFAGSDRYFAVVADREVPGLSR from the coding sequence ATGAGCCCATCTGCCCCGGAACCGACGGCAACCGAACCGGCCCCACTGCGTGGGGCGGCGACGGTGGTGCTGGTTCGTGACTCGGGGGACGGTGTCGAGGTCTTCCTGCAGCGCCGGGTGAAGCAGATGGCATTCGCGGGCGGGGTGACCGTCTTTCCCGGTGGCGGGGTTGATCCGCGCGACGCGGACGCCGACATCGACTGGACCGGGCCAGACGCGCAGTGGTGGGCCGACGCGTTCCACACCGACCCCAAGACGGCGCAGGCGCTGGTGTGTGCCGCGGTCCGCGAGACCTTCGAAGAATGTGGCGTGCTGCTGGCCAGCCGGCCCGACGGCACTCCGGTCGACCCGCAGTCGTACGAGTCCCATCGCGACCAACTCGTCGACAAGACGCTGTCGCTGGGTGATTTCCTCCGCGCGGAGGGGCTGAGCCTGCGGGCAGATCTCCTGCGCCCGCTGGCCCACTGGATCACCCCGATCATCGAGAAGCGTCGTTACGACACCCGCTTCTTCCTGGCCGCGCTGCCCGATGGACAGACGGCCGACGGCAAGACCACCGAGGCCGAGGTGACCGCATGGGCGACACCGCGTGCCGCCCTCGACGCGTGGATCGCGAACGAGCACACGCTTCTCCCGCCGACCTGGGCGCAGCTGAACCACCTGGCCGAGTTCTCCTCGGTCGCGGAACTGCTGGCCGCTGATCGGGTGATCGAGCCGATCGAACCGTCCGTCACGCCCGGCGCCGGGCTGGCCGGTCTGAAGTTCGCCGGATCGGATCGGTACTTCGCCGTCGTCGCCGACCGCGAGGTGCCCGGCCTCAGTCGCTGA
- a CDS encoding ABC transporter ATP-binding protein, giving the protein MYESDPDLLVDFRDVTLVRGGNTLVGPVSWQVELDERWVVIGPNGAGKTSLMRMAAAQVHPTAGTAFVLNEPLGKVEVRELSTRIGVSSAALAERVPADEVVSDVVISAGYSVIGRWRETYDDIDRAQAIESLESLGAEHLADRLFGTLSEGERKRVLIARALMTDPELLLLDEPAAGLDLGGREELVDRLGRLASDPEAPAIVLITHHVEEIPDGFTHVMLLSEGEIVGQGLLDDVLTSENLSTAFRAQITLSKVDGRYFARRTRRPGGHRRAAG; this is encoded by the coding sequence GTGTACGAATCCGATCCGGACCTGTTGGTCGATTTCCGCGACGTGACACTGGTCCGCGGCGGCAACACACTGGTCGGGCCCGTCTCCTGGCAGGTCGAACTCGATGAACGCTGGGTGGTGATCGGGCCGAACGGCGCGGGCAAGACCTCGCTCATGCGGATGGCCGCCGCGCAGGTCCATCCGACGGCCGGTACGGCCTTCGTGTTGAACGAGCCGCTCGGGAAGGTGGAGGTCCGGGAGCTCTCCACACGCATCGGTGTGTCCAGCGCGGCGCTGGCCGAGCGGGTACCCGCCGATGAGGTCGTGAGCGACGTGGTGATCTCGGCCGGGTACTCGGTCATCGGGAGGTGGCGCGAGACCTACGACGACATCGACCGCGCGCAGGCCATCGAGTCGCTGGAGTCGCTGGGTGCCGAGCACCTCGCCGATCGCCTGTTCGGGACGTTGTCGGAGGGCGAACGCAAACGAGTCCTGATCGCGCGCGCGTTGATGACCGATCCGGAACTGCTGCTGCTCGACGAACCGGCGGCCGGCCTCGACCTCGGCGGCCGGGAGGAACTCGTGGACCGCCTCGGTCGACTGGCCTCCGATCCGGAGGCGCCGGCGATCGTGTTGATCACCCACCACGTGGAGGAGATCCCCGACGGATTCACCCACGTCATGTTGCTCTCCGAAGGGGAGATCGTGGGGCAGGGACTTCTCGACGACGTCCTCACCAGCGAGAACCTGTCGACGGCGTTCCGGGCACAGATCACCCTCAGCAAGGTCGACGGGCGCTACTTCGCCCGGCGGACCCGGCGCCCGGGAGGGCATCGCCGAGCGGCAGGCTGA
- a CDS encoding LLM class flavin-dependent oxidoreductase, with product MSVDLSILDLAQVGPGETVHDSFVASVDMAQRAERWGFRRIWYAEHHNMSSIASAAPAVLISHVAAHTESIRLGAGGVMLPNHSPLAIAEQFGTLGELYPGRIDLGLGRAPGGDQQTFAALRRSMASADRFPSDVLELQGYLRGQSRVEGVAATPGAGTDIPLYILGSSLFGAQLAAALGLPYAFASHFAPQALEEAVAVYRREFQPSEQLESPYVIAGVCVIADDDEAVAQEQLRQAKRHRVNALFGRGRKFTDEEADMILDMPQGRQIDSMMTYAGVGTPTQVLDYLDWFAGHAEADELIVASIAPDREIWRNTLGHIAPATARTATP from the coding sequence ATGAGTGTTGATCTGTCCATCCTCGACCTGGCACAGGTCGGCCCCGGTGAGACCGTGCATGACAGCTTCGTCGCGAGTGTCGACATGGCGCAGCGCGCGGAGCGCTGGGGCTTCCGTCGCATCTGGTACGCCGAGCACCACAACATGTCGTCGATCGCCTCGGCCGCACCAGCCGTCCTCATCTCACATGTGGCCGCCCACACCGAATCGATCCGGCTCGGCGCTGGTGGCGTGATGTTGCCGAATCACTCGCCGCTTGCCATCGCCGAACAGTTCGGCACTCTCGGCGAGCTGTACCCGGGTCGCATCGACCTCGGACTCGGCCGTGCGCCGGGCGGCGATCAGCAGACCTTCGCCGCGTTGCGACGCTCGATGGCATCGGCAGATCGGTTCCCGTCGGATGTGCTGGAACTGCAGGGGTACCTGCGTGGTCAGTCGCGCGTCGAGGGCGTGGCGGCGACGCCGGGCGCAGGCACCGACATCCCGTTGTACATCCTGGGCTCGTCGCTCTTCGGCGCCCAGCTCGCCGCCGCGCTCGGCCTCCCCTATGCGTTCGCATCGCATTTCGCGCCGCAGGCCCTCGAGGAGGCTGTCGCGGTCTACCGACGGGAGTTCCAGCCGTCCGAACAGCTCGAGTCCCCGTACGTGATCGCCGGGGTCTGTGTGATCGCCGACGACGACGAGGCGGTCGCGCAGGAACAGCTGCGGCAGGCAAAACGCCACCGCGTCAACGCGCTCTTCGGCCGCGGCCGGAAGTTCACCGACGAGGAGGCCGACATGATCCTCGACATGCCGCAAGGCCGCCAGATCGATTCGATGATGACCTACGCAGGCGTCGGTACCCCGACGCAGGTGCTCGATTACCTCGACTGGTTCGCAGGCCACGCCGAAGCCGACGAACTCATCGTCGCGTCCATCGCACCTGATCGCGAGATCTGGCGGAACACCTTGGGGCACATCGCCCCGGCGACCGCTCGTACCGCGACGCCCTGA
- a CDS encoding cupin domain-containing protein: MSAASELPDWARGLGLSPHPEGGWYRETWRSDVTIPADVLPHDYPGDRAAGTAIYFLLLPGEHSAWHTVRGAELWLHHRGSPVLLELGGDGPAPDAPAGIVVGADIAAGHRPQAVVPPGTWQRARPTGDQPTLVSCLVLPGFDFADFRLAPDGT; encoded by the coding sequence ATGAGCGCAGCCTCGGAACTGCCCGATTGGGCGCGAGGGCTCGGACTCTCGCCGCATCCGGAAGGCGGCTGGTATCGGGAGACGTGGCGCAGCGACGTCACGATCCCGGCCGACGTTCTCCCGCACGACTATCCGGGAGACAGAGCGGCCGGTACCGCGATCTACTTCCTGCTTCTGCCGGGTGAGCATTCTGCGTGGCACACGGTCCGCGGTGCAGAACTCTGGCTGCATCACCGAGGCTCGCCGGTCCTGCTCGAGCTGGGCGGCGACGGACCGGCGCCGGATGCGCCTGCGGGCATCGTGGTCGGCGCCGACATCGCCGCAGGTCACCGGCCCCAGGCCGTCGTCCCGCCCGGCACGTGGCAGCGCGCGCGACCGACCGGCGACCAGCCGACGCTGGTCAGCTGTCTGGTGCTGCCGGGCTTCGACTTCGCGGATTTCCGTCTCGCTCCCGACGGGACCTGA
- a CDS encoding peptidyl-tRNA hydrolase has translation MTDTATEIDAADPFDDAYRRLVDYVGGGEDPDDPGDVLAMQMVVRIEKADPPDRTELLTAAARAVAMLCLDDRSGGDGPWSAPMDAWCDARIRKIARRARGAQWAAAQDVWGLTVAEGSAQARAIVPGRVGDVDKRISRLQIGGTEIAGDVASAATDGGVRLWINPGLEMTVGKAAAQVGHGAMLAVKLMTAGRAREWRRAECPLAVREATRAQWAALLDADSTGRAVAVRDAGFTEIAPGSVTVIAEVIDG, from the coding sequence GTGACCGACACGGCGACCGAGATCGATGCCGCGGACCCTTTCGACGACGCCTATCGGCGACTGGTGGACTACGTCGGAGGGGGAGAGGACCCGGACGATCCCGGCGACGTGCTGGCCATGCAGATGGTGGTGCGGATCGAGAAGGCGGACCCGCCGGATCGCACCGAGCTACTGACCGCTGCCGCCCGCGCGGTGGCGATGCTCTGCCTCGACGACCGCTCAGGTGGCGACGGTCCGTGGTCGGCGCCGATGGATGCCTGGTGCGATGCCCGCATCCGCAAGATCGCTCGCCGTGCACGCGGTGCGCAGTGGGCGGCGGCGCAGGATGTCTGGGGCCTGACCGTCGCAGAGGGCAGTGCGCAGGCGCGGGCGATCGTGCCGGGTCGGGTCGGCGACGTCGACAAGCGGATCTCCCGCCTGCAGATCGGCGGGACGGAGATCGCCGGCGACGTCGCGTCCGCAGCGACTGACGGGGGAGTGCGCCTCTGGATCAATCCGGGTCTCGAGATGACGGTGGGAAAGGCCGCCGCCCAGGTCGGTCACGGTGCGATGCTCGCCGTCAAGCTGATGACCGCCGGGCGGGCACGGGAATGGCGCCGGGCGGAGTGTCCGCTCGCGGTTCGCGAGGCGACGCGTGCGCAGTGGGCGGCGCTGCTCGACGCCGACTCGACGGGTCGCGCGGTCGCGGTCCGCGACGCCGGGTTCACCGAGATCGCACCCGGATCGGTGACGGTGATCGCGGAGGTGATCGACGGATGA
- a CDS encoding VOC family protein yields the protein MASEHKVGDLAMVTLDCADAKVSSEFWSAVLGWQITASGDGYAMLTGTGAALGFGAIPDYVPPAWPNPNGSKQFHFDLAVDDLDSASARCVELGATVPAEQPGETWRVLLDPSGHPFCLTKAENWG from the coding sequence ATGGCGAGCGAACACAAGGTCGGCGATCTGGCGATGGTCACGCTCGATTGTGCCGACGCGAAGGTGTCGTCCGAGTTCTGGTCGGCGGTGCTCGGTTGGCAGATCACTGCATCGGGCGACGGTTACGCGATGCTGACCGGCACGGGAGCCGCGCTCGGGTTCGGTGCGATTCCCGACTATGTGCCGCCCGCGTGGCCGAACCCCAACGGCTCCAAGCAATTCCACTTCGATCTGGCCGTCGACGACCTCGATTCGGCGTCGGCGCGATGCGTCGAGCTCGGTGCGACGGTACCGGCCGAGCAGCCCGGCGAGACCTGGCGGGTGTTGCTGGACCCATCCGGACATCCGTTCTGCCTCACGAAAGCAGAGAACTGGGGGTGA
- the serB gene encoding phosphoserine phosphatase SerB, translating into MAKESGDTTVLITVTGPDKPGVTSVLMGALAGQKVSLLDVEQVVIRRRLTLGVLVSASGDPEELQDVVEQAMDSVGIDVIVEVGPDTGTRRPSSHAVVVLGSPVTARAFRAIAAELASQRGNIDSIRGVADYPLTGLELMVSTNRDDVAADSALRKGLAAVAVDHGVDIAVERGGLARRAKRLIVFDVDSTLIQGEVIEMLAAKAGKEAEVAAVTEAAMRGELDFSESLHQRVAVLAGLDASVIDDVASSLQLTPGARTTVRTLHRLGYHCGVVSGGFRQVIEGLAHELELDFVRANTLEIVNGKLTGRVVGEVIDRAGKAKALRAFADQVGVPMEQTIAVGDGANDIDMLSVAGLGIAFNAKPALREVADAALSHPFLDAVLFILGVTRDEIEAADAADGVVRRVPLG; encoded by the coding sequence GTGGCGAAGGAATCGGGTGACACGACAGTCCTGATCACCGTCACCGGGCCGGACAAGCCCGGCGTGACGTCGGTGCTCATGGGCGCGCTGGCAGGCCAGAAGGTCAGCCTCCTCGACGTCGAGCAGGTGGTGATCAGGCGTCGGCTGACGCTGGGTGTGCTCGTGTCCGCGTCGGGAGATCCCGAGGAACTCCAGGACGTGGTCGAACAGGCCATGGACTCGGTGGGCATCGACGTCATCGTCGAGGTCGGTCCGGACACCGGAACCCGACGTCCGTCGAGCCACGCGGTGGTGGTCCTCGGTAGTCCCGTGACCGCACGCGCGTTCCGTGCGATCGCCGCCGAACTCGCCAGTCAGCGCGGCAACATCGACTCCATCCGGGGGGTCGCGGACTATCCGCTCACCGGCCTGGAACTGATGGTGAGCACCAACCGCGACGACGTCGCCGCCGACTCGGCGTTACGCAAGGGCCTGGCGGCCGTCGCCGTCGACCACGGGGTCGACATCGCGGTGGAGCGTGGGGGGCTGGCCCGGCGCGCGAAGCGTCTCATCGTCTTCGACGTCGACTCGACTCTCATCCAGGGTGAGGTGATCGAGATGCTGGCGGCCAAGGCGGGCAAGGAAGCCGAGGTGGCGGCGGTCACCGAGGCCGCCATGCGAGGTGAGCTCGACTTCTCCGAGTCGCTGCATCAACGGGTCGCCGTCCTGGCCGGTCTGGATGCGAGCGTGATCGACGACGTGGCGAGCTCCCTGCAACTGACCCCCGGCGCACGGACCACGGTCCGAACCCTGCATCGTCTCGGCTACCACTGCGGCGTGGTCTCCGGCGGATTCCGCCAGGTGATCGAGGGACTCGCGCACGAACTCGAGTTGGATTTCGTGCGAGCCAACACGCTCGAGATCGTGAACGGCAAACTCACCGGGCGGGTCGTCGGGGAGGTCATCGACCGTGCGGGAAAGGCCAAGGCGCTCCGCGCTTTCGCCGACCAGGTCGGTGTTCCGATGGAGCAGACGATCGCAGTCGGGGACGGCGCCAACGACATCGACATGCTCAGCGTGGCCGGCCTGGGCATCGCCTTCAACGCCAAACCGGCTCTGCGCGAGGTCGCGGATGCCGCACTGAGCCATCCCTTCCTCGACGCGGTGCTCTTCATCCTGGGCGTCACGCGCGACGAGATCGAGGCGGCCGACGCCGCGGACGGGGTCGTACGGCGCGTGCCGCTCGGCTGA
- the ctaD gene encoding cytochrome c oxidase subunit I, with protein sequence MTAVDQPTTQVAPVRPYPERYQPKGSFIYKLLTTTDHKLIGMMYITACFAFFLIGGLMALLMRGELAHPGMQFLSTEQFNQLFTMHGTVMLLMYATPIVIGFANFVLPLQIGSPDVAFPRLNAFGFWLFVFGSTIAVAGFLTPGGAADFGWTAYTPLTDAIHSPGIGADMWIMGLAVSGLGTILGAVNMVTTVVCLRAPGMTMFRMPIFTWNILVTSVLILLAFPLLTAALMGLEVDRQFGAHLYDPANGGVILWQHLFWFFGHPEVYIIALPFFGIVSEVFPVFARKPIFGYSGLVYATLSIAALSVAVWAHHMYVTGAVLLPFFSFMTFLIAVPTGVKFFNWIGTMWKGNMTFETPMLFSVGFIVTFLFGGLTGVLLASPPLDFHLSDSYFVVAHFHYVLFGTIVFATYAGIYFWFPKMTGRMLDERLGKIHFWLTFIGFHTTFLVQHWLGNEGMPRRYADYLPSDGFTTLNMVSTLGAFILGLSTLPFLWNVFRSYRYGEVVTVDDPWGFGNSLEWATSCPPPRHNFTELPRIRSERPAFELHYPHMIDRMRAEAHVGPGHDEHGHDRQVAEEAEHIRRAPLTTGDHEASGDADPR encoded by the coding sequence GTGACCGCGGTAGACCAGCCCACCACGCAAGTGGCACCAGTGCGTCCGTATCCGGAGCGCTATCAGCCCAAGGGCTCGTTCATCTACAAGCTGCTGACGACGACCGATCACAAGTTGATCGGCATGATGTACATAACCGCCTGCTTTGCGTTCTTCCTCATCGGTGGCCTGATGGCGCTGCTGATGCGTGGCGAGCTCGCTCATCCGGGCATGCAGTTCCTGTCGACCGAGCAGTTCAACCAGCTGTTCACCATGCACGGCACGGTGATGCTGCTGATGTACGCGACCCCGATCGTGATCGGCTTCGCGAACTTCGTGCTGCCGCTGCAGATCGGTTCGCCCGACGTCGCGTTCCCGCGTCTGAACGCCTTCGGCTTCTGGCTGTTCGTGTTCGGTTCGACGATCGCGGTCGCAGGCTTCCTGACCCCGGGTGGTGCCGCCGACTTCGGCTGGACGGCCTACACGCCGCTGACCGATGCGATCCACTCGCCCGGCATCGGTGCCGACATGTGGATCATGGGTCTGGCCGTGTCCGGTCTGGGCACCATCCTGGGCGCGGTCAACATGGTGACCACCGTCGTGTGTCTGCGCGCACCGGGTATGACCATGTTCCGGATGCCGATCTTCACCTGGAACATCCTGGTGACCAGCGTGCTGATCCTGCTCGCCTTCCCGCTGCTGACCGCTGCTCTGATGGGCCTCGAGGTCGATCGGCAGTTCGGCGCGCACCTCTACGATCCCGCCAACGGCGGTGTGATCTTGTGGCAGCACCTGTTCTGGTTCTTCGGCCACCCCGAGGTCTACATCATCGCTTTGCCGTTCTTCGGCATCGTGTCCGAGGTGTTCCCGGTGTTCGCCCGCAAACCGATCTTCGGTTACTCGGGACTGGTGTATGCGACGCTGTCGATCGCGGCGCTGTCGGTGGCCGTGTGGGCGCACCACATGTACGTCACCGGTGCCGTGCTGCTGCCGTTCTTCTCCTTCATGACATTCCTCATCGCGGTGCCGACCGGTGTGAAGTTCTTCAACTGGATAGGCACGATGTGGAAGGGCAACATGACGTTCGAGACGCCGATGTTGTTCTCCGTCGGCTTCATCGTCACGTTCCTCTTCGGTGGCCTCACCGGTGTGCTGCTCGCCAGCCCGCCGCTCGACTTCCACCTGTCCGACAGCTACTTCGTCGTCGCCCACTTCCACTACGTGCTCTTCGGCACCATCGTGTTCGCGACGTACGCCGGTATCTACTTCTGGTTCCCCAAGATGACCGGCCGCATGCTCGACGAGCGCCTCGGCAAGATCCATTTCTGGCTGACGTTCATCGGCTTCCACACCACCTTCCTGGTGCAGCACTGGCTCGGTAACGAGGGCATGCCGCGTCGCTACGCCGACTACCTGCCGTCCGACGGGTTCACCACGCTGAACATGGTGTCGACGCTGGGAGCCTTCATCCTCGGTCTGTCGACCCTGCCGTTCCTGTGGAACGTCTTCCGTAGCTACCGCTACGGCGAGGTCGTCACAGTGGATGATCCGTGGGGCTTCGGCAACTCGCTCGAGTGGGCCACCAGTTGCCCGCCGCCGCGGCACAACTTCACCGAACTGCCCCGGATTCGTTCCGAGCGTCCGGCCTTCGAACTGCACTATCCGCACATGATCGACCGGATGCGTGCGGAGGCCCATGTCGGCCCGGGTCACGACGAGCACGGCCACGACCGGCAGGTTGCCGAAGAGGCCGAGCACATCCGTCGAGCGCCACTGACCACCGGCGATCACGAGGCGTCCGGGGACGCGGATCCGCGCTGA
- a CDS encoding ABC transporter substrate-binding protein, translating into MSSIAVVAAIAACSDNAPLTTPDGQPVSTVTTRVAEVNIVNADRDLGKTCLAPTAPDAGVTDVTRIVVTDPALLDAICALGIGPKVTAVAAAPGSIPAYLGPQLAAVPTIGSTPDAAAVAAANPDLVLTTPRTAAAAKSFGDARVETIGQATGWKARFQAVADALGRSSTGTRLLDEFHTETQKTGRRMDAPHSQISLVRFTGDSEMIAGTETFAGQILSEVGVQRPEPQRSPRSFTVTDKNFTDADGDLIYVSFQGEDGLEHGKEVLLSDRWLDMGAPTWKRVLSVDDQIWYGTSGLAAAWLVLNDVKGSLDGNS; encoded by the coding sequence ATGTCGTCGATCGCCGTCGTGGCGGCCATCGCCGCCTGCAGCGACAACGCGCCTCTGACGACCCCCGACGGTCAGCCGGTCTCCACGGTCACCACGCGGGTGGCCGAGGTGAACATCGTCAACGCCGACCGGGACCTCGGCAAGACCTGCCTCGCACCGACAGCCCCTGACGCCGGGGTCACCGACGTCACGCGAATCGTGGTCACCGACCCGGCCCTGCTCGACGCGATCTGCGCACTCGGCATCGGCCCCAAGGTCACCGCAGTCGCGGCCGCACCGGGCAGCATCCCCGCCTATCTCGGACCGCAGCTGGCGGCGGTTCCCACGATCGGCTCCACTCCCGACGCCGCCGCGGTGGCCGCGGCGAACCCCGACCTCGTCCTCACGACACCACGGACCGCGGCCGCCGCGAAGAGCTTCGGTGACGCGCGCGTCGAGACGATCGGGCAGGCGACCGGATGGAAAGCACGATTCCAGGCCGTCGCCGACGCGCTCGGCCGATCGTCGACCGGCACACGGCTGCTCGACGAGTTCCACACCGAGACGCAGAAGACCGGACGGCGCATGGATGCTCCGCACAGCCAGATCTCGCTGGTCCGGTTCACCGGGGATTCGGAGATGATCGCCGGGACCGAGACGTTCGCCGGGCAGATCCTGTCGGAGGTCGGCGTGCAGCGACCCGAACCACAGCGCTCACCCCGCTCGTTCACCGTCACCGACAAGAATTTCACCGACGCCGACGGAGACCTCATCTACGTCAGCTTCCAGGGCGAGGACGGCCTCGAGCACGGGAAAGAGGTGCTGCTGAGCGATCGCTGGCTCGACATGGGTGCGCCGACGTGGAAGCGGGTTCTCTCCGTCGACGATCAGATCTGGTACGGAACCTCCGGCCTCGCTGCCGCCTGGCTGGTCCTGAACGACGTGAAGGGGTCCCTCGATGGCAACTCGTGA
- a CDS encoding isocitrate lyase/PEP mutase family protein translates to MATRDLAAQARELLDLHRPGDPGVFPTVWDAWSAGLAVSGGFAALTVGSHPVADSIGRADNEGMTFDELLTRVRQISGAVDVPLSIDIESGYAESPERLIDGLLEAGAVGLNIEDTVHSEGGRLRDSQEHADLVAALRSAADAAGVPVVINARTDLFLKQVGDEADRVDRAVARLTLCADAGASSLYPVGFHTDDVQRRLCTELPLPVNAIGNPADGSRAHFAELGVGRISFGPLWQMSIAQRATDLLADWH, encoded by the coding sequence ATGGCAACTCGTGATCTGGCCGCACAGGCCCGGGAACTACTCGATCTGCACCGGCCCGGCGACCCGGGGGTGTTCCCGACGGTGTGGGACGCCTGGTCGGCAGGCCTCGCGGTGAGCGGCGGTTTCGCGGCGCTCACGGTGGGCAGCCACCCGGTCGCCGACTCGATCGGTCGAGCCGACAACGAGGGCATGACCTTCGACGAGTTGCTGACCCGGGTGCGCCAGATCAGCGGCGCCGTCGACGTACCGCTGTCGATCGACATCGAGTCGGGCTACGCCGAGTCACCCGAACGCCTCATCGACGGACTGCTCGAGGCCGGCGCGGTTGGCCTCAACATCGAGGACACCGTGCACTCCGAGGGCGGTCGTCTCCGCGATTCACAGGAACACGCGGATCTGGTCGCCGCCTTGCGCAGCGCCGCCGACGCGGCCGGTGTGCCGGTGGTCATCAACGCACGGACGGATCTGTTCCTGAAGCAGGTCGGCGACGAGGCGGATCGGGTCGACCGCGCGGTCGCGAGATTGACCTTGTGCGCCGACGCCGGGGCGAGTTCGCTCTACCCGGTCGGTTTCCACACCGACGACGTCCAGCGGCGACTCTGCACCGAGCTGCCGCTGCCGGTCAACGCCATCGGCAATCCGGCCGACGGCTCGCGCGCGCACTTCGCCGAGCTCGGCGTCGGACGGATCAGCTTCGGCCCGCTGTGGCAGATGAGCATCGCCCAGCGAGCGACCGATCTGCTCGCCGACTGGCACTGA
- a CDS encoding beta-class carbonic anhydrase encodes MSVTDDYLANNAEYAKTFTGPLPLPPSKHVAVVACMDARLDVYRILGLGEGEAHVIRNAGGVVTDDEIRSLAISQRLLGTTEIILIHHTDCGMLTFTDDDFKRDIQTETGQKPEWAAEAFPDLDEDVRQSITRIKNSPFITKTSSLRGFVFDVATGVLNEVAA; translated from the coding sequence ATGAGTGTCACCGACGACTACCTCGCCAACAACGCCGAGTACGCGAAGACCTTCACCGGGCCGCTGCCCTTGCCGCCGAGCAAGCATGTGGCGGTGGTCGCCTGTATGGATGCCCGCCTCGACGTGTACCGCATCCTCGGCCTCGGCGAGGGCGAGGCGCATGTGATCCGCAACGCCGGCGGCGTCGTCACCGACGACGAGATCCGCTCGCTCGCCATCAGCCAGCGGCTGCTCGGCACCACCGAGATCATCCTCATCCACCACACCGACTGCGGAATGCTCACCTTCACAGACGACGATTTCAAGCGCGACATCCAGACCGAGACCGGCCAGAAACCGGAGTGGGCCGCAGAGGCGTTCCCCGATCTCGACGAGGATGTCCGGCAGTCGATCACCCGGATCAAGAACAGCCCGTTCATCACGAAGACGAGCTCGCTGCGCGGATTCGTCTTCGACGTCGCGACCGGCGTATTGAACGAGGTCGCCGCCTGA